CGCGGATCGCTGTATTTTTGCGAAGCACATCCACCCAGCAATAGTGTGATCACCACACAAAGAAAGAGTTTGTTTCGCATGCGCTCTCCAGTTAAAGTATGAGTCATTCGTCGCCGTGAATCATACCATTGAGATGAAATTGTTGCATACCAGTCATATTGATGTTCGCTGGGGTGATATGGATGCCTTAGGCCATGTCAACAACACCCGGTATTTTGTGTACATGGAGCAAGCACGCGTCGAGTGGCTAGCCAAAGTTGGCGATCCTGTTGACCTGGCAACCAACGCTGGCCCCATCCTTGCTAATGCCAGTTGTACCTTCAAAAAGCCTGTGGTCTTCCCGGCCCGGCTGCGGATTGAACTGTATCCCCTTGAAATCAGGACACGAGGATTCAACTTAGGCTATAAAATGTTTGACACTAAAAGCGACGAATTGGTGGCCGAAGGCCAGTCAGTCATTGTCTGGGTCGACTACAAGTCTGGAAAGCCCATAACTCTGCCTAACGATATTCGTCAAGCACTGGGATAAGAGCCCAAAATGATGCCGCGCTCACAAAGTGTCCGTATGACTGGTTCTGCTAAATTTTGCAATGACTCAATGTCCGTGCCCAATTGTTTGGCAATCGGACCCAATATATCAGCGTAAGTCGTTTTGCCATCCATGCCTTGCAAAATGGCATAAGTCGCCGGG
This genomic window from Gammaproteobacteria bacterium contains:
- a CDS encoding acyl-CoA thioesterase, encoding MKLLHTSHIDVRWGDMDALGHVNNTRYFVYMEQARVEWLAKVGDPVDLATNAGPILANASCTFKKPVVFPARLRIELYPLEIRTRGFNLGYKMFDTKSDELVAEGQSVIVWVDYKSGKPITLPNDIRQALG